ggacttgcgcgtcttgattcgaggcctcacctgatttcaggaaactcaggtcggggcgtggaagttcttcttagatcacttctggACAGATTAATCGattctttgactttttagggttcttgacaaccctggaaggtccaggggaccgATTAGTGCCGGTCATAGGCCGAGGTAGCCTGCACAccgtaatctctctttcccgaaaataatttttacctcaagggtaaaatcgtctatttgcaacttagcgacacccctagagttagaataagagaaacattaCGGTATCAAGGTAGGGATGAGCTATCTgtctaggcgcaggttcatctgcatagcccgctctatccaaccgatgagtttttattattctagCATAATCTCGGGTAattagttcgggtggattggctcaaaatacaaataccggactAATTATATACTTGGTTATGACAAAGCGGACAATAGtgggataggcactaggttctaAGACTTACGGGCGGAACCCGTGTTCGGTAATAACTTataacaaccgtagtgtcacaacatagaataAATCttaaaagcaacccacaaacacaagacttgaTAATAGACGTCACGTACATCAGGTCCtcggaaaataatgccaaatgtgaaataccttcccgaggctattcttgatcgattcacactctgtacccactttgtttgctttagggtaggatttacATGTCAAGATATCCCgattaataatcggttaattcacgtaaattcggtaaTAACAGAacctcattgtttgtttatttgtgctattttgttacattcttgcacttgtttgttatgcggatcgagcccgatcctttaggatacgatccatagggggtccaacgccccaaccgtagaacacggggtccaatcccctaacactgagcgcgcatcttaatttcaattcaagtattttcaaaccacacggtgagcacgagtggaataataaccgaacgcgaaccgactgtgattcagttgttgtaatttgtattttatttatttgagaggacaatatAATGATtcatgttgtacatttattcatgtaagaatcccggtcggagagtggacggtggGAGtatttcttcgaatttacagtgtcaaaacgcgtaagatgagcggaacttaattaagcggtaattgaattaaatggcaagcctagacaagctagagtactaatagggcgtgcgagatataggctcgcacgtaacagaacccccaaATTCGAAACCTCGGGTTCCGCAGACCATATGCATTAGCAAGTAGGTGTACCCGGTACCCCTAGATCCGAATAACTTACCggtcctcgaccttcgggtcgtaaaatggcaaatggcgactccttctcacgtacGTCCATCGCGTGTTCCcggaaaggtggacactcccaagccgcgttgcataggcgcgcgcacgcgtgtccagacgagataaaattcaggtgcgcacaataataattaaagaaaaataaaatctatcaTTAACAAGGACATAAATACAAACATGAAATGTGCAGCACGTGTTATTACAAAGCATTCTCACtgcataaattttattttcgcTCCACACATGGGCAGAAACACACACTCAAACATATATTTCTGGGACCCCGAATCTTATAATTCCACTGCTACATATCTAAGGGAAAAGGATCGATGAACAGGGAAGCAATGCCAACCTTCATCTTGGTCCTTGAATGTGTGTAGATATCAATATCTTCATACCAAACACCCATCATACGGGCGATGTCAATGATCATATGAAGCAGTGGAGCCGAGACGACCGTCTGGTGTAGGGCCTCTTCATTGATGTCTTTCCAGGCATCAATGACATGCTTCCAGAGTTCATGTTTTGCTTCCTCCTCAGTGACTCCATATTGCTTCATGTAGCATTCGACGGCTGAAACCGCTTGGCCTACCTTCTGCTCAAACTGCATGagcataaataattatatataaatatctaGAGAAATCAACTAAGGTCTCCGACAtgcaatatatttatttctttcacACGATgcttatatacatatatatacgtaaTATGTAGGTacttatatatgatatatatatatatatatattttctaatgaAGATGATCAATTCCAACTGTTTAATTGATGTGAAGAAAGTTCCAAACGAGAGAGGCTGCCTCGGGAGTTGCGTCAATTGGTCAACTTAATAGTGCACAAGATTCAAGAGACTCAATGTGAAAAATGTTGAAACAATTCaggatttgaaaataaaagttccagattaaaattgaagaaattgaCAAATGTTATTTTTGCATTATCTCTCCTCATCTTTTCTCTATGACAGTAACGTTCGAGAGCTTCCTCTTGTCTTAACCATTGTTCTATCCTGTGCATTACACCGGATGATTTTGATGTATCGGTTATAATGTTATTTTAGTTAATTACATTTAGAAAGATAATTTTTCtcgtttaaaataaaaatattttttattattaaatacaatttgaaacaaataattgTTAGGGTAATTTCGATGACACGCTCTATAATTTGTGAAATGACAAGCGACAactctcttttcaaaaattattcaCACATCACCTCTCTTTTCACTAACGTGGCACTAAGAGAACATTTATTTTATCACGTGAATCCCATATACGAAATTGCACAGATCGGCCCGTTATCTGATTTCTTTACCCAAACCAAATTTGATCCAATTTAAGGGGAGGAATCAAAATGAGGGGTAGTGTGTGcctaattttaaaagtagGAGATGGTTGGTCATTTTACAAATTATAGGGGGTGTTGTCaaaatttatcataatttttaataaaatagagTAATTGTTTGCCTAAATTAGTTGGTGGAACCTAAATACCAattcttataaaaattttaaaaaatggggagataaaaattaaagaaagagTGATTAGTGATCATTATACTAGACCCACAACCTTCCCTCTaacttgaaaatattttttttcctcatatcCTCTTttaggaaaagaagaataaggTGTTGACTTTTGAGTAGCAAAGatacttaattatatttatccagaaaagaaaaggatattTAATTATgacaggaaaagaaaaattaacaaGCTGTGATAACTTATGAGTGGCCATGTCGTTTACTAATCGAATCACGATTTGACAACCCCTAACAATCTTCGGAATTTTGAACACCCATTCAAAGTCATCTTTGGTTACAGCATCCTTTAACCCTACGAAAGCTGTAGCTGATAGGAGTAAACCGCCAGTTGAGACCAATGCGACCTGCATGTACTCCTCCATTGATGGGGTATATTGACGATGGAACCATTTCGCTTCGGCAAACTGTGCTCTCACCATACCTTTCATCTGCCAGAGTCATGCCAAAagtcaaaaaatttcaacaaaAAAGCTTACATGCTGTAATGAACAGgtgctttaaaaaaaattagtgaaGTTGAACTTACCGATTCTATACCAAAGGATATGCGATAAGATCCTACTTCCTCAGGCAACAAGTGCTCAGCTTCTCTATAAACATCTAGCAAGGCCCTGTAACACACTTGCATATAGTCAGGCAGCTCGTCTATGACCTCCATGTCCCACCTAACAACCGAAATGAAAAtcatcaataaaataataattaattttttagatcTCAAGCTCTATCTATAGCTATCAGTAGCCATGTGACCACATGTGACCACGTCATATATATGATACCCATTACATATTACAGTCGATTCTAAGTTTGGGTTATTCGTATGAGAGCCTGACCTTTCAACAGCACGGGTAAATGCTTCCAGCTCTTCGAATGTGCCATGGACATCAAAGATATCATCAATAATGGTGATCATGGCAAATACTTTGGTAAATATTATCCTGAAAGATGTGTGCTCTGGCACATAAGCTAGCATACTCCAGAAGTAGCACTCGACGATCCTATCTCTTATAAAAGGGAAATTCTTCCTGACATCTAGGCTCTTCCACTACCTAAGTAATGGACATGGTTGAAAATCATGTCATGCAAATCTAGTCGCAGGTCAAGATAAAAAATGCTTTTCGAAAagcattttccttcttttctgcTTTTAAAACCTTAAAATTGGTCATAGGTTAATTaatagggcaaattacaaaaaaaaactcaaattttataaaaagtctcagttttgtcctaaattttgttttgtaacaaaaaaaccataagttttctaaaatgtctcaaaaatgacctccgttataacttccgtcaatttttgttgctgatggtgggtccctttaacagtccacgtaggtcacacgtaggcaaaaattgacggaagttataacggatgtcatttttgagacattttaaaaaatttatggttttttctgttacaaaacaaaatttatgacaaaattgagacattttacaaaatttggattttttttttgtaatttaccctaattAATATGCAATGCAGACAGATCTAGAAATAGCAAATTCAAGCGAAGAATACTGACATGCGAACGGCTAAATTGTCACTACATATTTTTATAGGATGAAATGAAGATGATTTGTGAAAGAAAAGTATGGAAAGAAAGctaattacaatatatatatatatatatatatagacataattACGTACGtacaaaagataaaattaaatataactatatatgatatatcatTAACCTCACGATGCAGCCTAGTTTCCTTTGGTGCAGCGTCTGTAGCAGGTTGAAATCTAACTTTGCCAACTTCAGGAGCACTTCATTGTgtgaagcttcttcttcatatattttaatatattttcgtGAATCTAGTTTTATTAACCCCTTACGAATGTTAAACTGCCTTTGGGAGCGGCTTATCTCATCTCTAATTAAGGCAGGGCCGAGCTTCTCATTCGTGGAGGCAAGGTGGGTGAGAGTGAAAGCTAGGGCTTCCTCAAGAACATCCTCTCCGTGAGTCCGGAGATGGCTAGCTTCATATAAGCTCAGCAAACCTCTCACGTCGGTTTCAAGTGACTCATCAAAGTTTCCGTCCGGACCCTTGAACTTGCTAAACGCACCTGCATGAGTGCACATATGCACGCACTTTGGCATAAATCAAAAGACAACTGACCTGGAAACCCAAAGCCACCTTAAGCCACGTTTAACTATTATAATTGATTACTGAATCCGTACTGCTATTTATCTTGTAACCCTGCTGCCTTAGCAACCTGAACATGAGGGCAGTGGTGTAAAGATCACTGGCAAAGCTTGGACCATCCACAGACTCGATGCTTCTCTCGTGAACTTGCTTCAGAGCTTCATCAATCTCTTTCTCAAAGTGATAACCGATGCCTAGACGTTGAGTATGATTGACCAAGTTTAAGGGCAGGAAATCcctaattttgatttcttgcCCTAATTTTGATTGCAGATGGGGGAGGGAGGGGATGATAGTGACGACGTCGTTCGACAGGGGCGGGGGAGAGGAACAACGTCGCCGTTTGGTTGGGGGAGGAGAGTGGGGCGAGGACGGTGTTGTTTTGGGCAagtaacctttttttttatataagaaaaacaaacaaCGTTGCTCTTGAGCAAGTGCCACGTTAATCGGAGTCATTTGTCCACTAGATGCCACATAGGCgtccatttcattttttcgtAACGGCACTAACAGAATTTTGACGGTAGTATCAAAACGTTATGGATTCTGATCTTTGAATGATCGTTTTGTTCAAAAAATTCTTTCAAGTAgtaatttattagttttaaaatctttcaatgACCATTTTACTAGTTTTCTCTAAAATCTATCATTAACGAGGACATAAATACAAACATGAAATGTGCAACACGTGTTATTACAAAGCATACTCACTGCATAAAGTTTTATTTTCACTCCACACATGGGCAGAAACACACACTCAAACATATATTTCGGGGACCCCGAATCTCATAATTCCACTGCTACATATCTAAGGGAAAAGGATCGATGAACAGGGAAGTAATGCCATCCTTCATCCTGGTGCTTGAATGTGTGTAGATATCAATATCTTCATACCAAACACCAATCATACGGGCGATGTCGACGATCATATTAAGTAGTGGAGCCGAGACGACCGTCTGGTGTAAGGCCTCTTCATTGATGTCTTTCCAGGCATCATTGACATGCTTCCAGAGTTCATGTTTTGCTTTCTCCTCAGTGACGCCATATTGCTTCATGTAGCATTCCACGGCTGAAGCCACTTGGCCTACCTTCTGTTCAAACTGcatgatcatatatatatatatatatatataaatcaattaaGGTCTCCAACATGCAATATATTGATTTCTTTCACATGCATgcttatatacatatatatatatatataatatgtaggtacttatatatgaaatatatatatattttttttctaatgaaGATGATCAATTCCAGCTGTTTAATTGATGCGAAGAAAGTTCCAAATGGGAGACGCTGCCTCGGGAGTTGCGTTAATTGGTAAACTTAATAGTGCACTAGATTTAAGAGACTCAATATGAAATATGTTGCAACAATTTaggatttgaaaataaatgttcAAGATTAAACTTGAAGAAATTGACAAATGTTGAACGTTTGCATTTTCTCTCCTCATCTTTTCTCTATAACAGTAACGTTGGAGAGGTTCCACTTGTCTTAACTAGTGTTCTATCGCGGACATTACACTGATTGGTTTTCATATATCGGTTATAATGTTATTTTAGTTAATTACATTTAGAAAGATAATTTTTctcattcaaaaaaatatttttcattattaaatataatttgaaataataatttttagggTTAATTTCGATGATACCCCCTATAATTTGTGAAATGGTTAAAGACAAtcctcttttaaaaaattaaccaCACACCACCCCTCATTTCATTGAAGTGGCACCAAGAGAACATTCACTTTGCTATGTGGATCCCATGTACCGAACTGTACAGATCGACCCATCACCTGATTTTTTTATTCGAACAAAATCTGATCtgttttaagaaaaaaataatggaaaTCAGCGAAATGAGGGGTAATGTGTGGCTAATTTTGAAAGGAGGGGATGTCACTGGCCATTTTACAAATTATAAGAGATGTCGTTGaaatttatcataattttttataaagtaGAGTAACTTTTTGCCTTATTGAGCTGGTGGAACCTGGATACCGAttgttataaaatttaaaaaaatgagaggaaaaaaattagagaaagaGTGATCAGTGATCATTATATTAGGCCAACATTCTCCCTtctaattggaaaaaaaaatgatgagtCCTTGTGTACCTCATTGTTCTTTTCCTCCTATCCGCTTttaggaaaagaagaataaggTGTTGACTTTTGATTAACAAAGAgacttaattatatttacccaaaaaagaagataCTTAATTATGACAggagaaataaaatttaacaaGTTGTGATACCTTATGAGTGACCATGTCGTTTACTAATCGAATTACGATTTGACAACCCCTAAGAATCTTCGGAATTTTGAACAGCCATTCAAAGTCATCTTTGGTTACAACATCCTTTAACCCTACGAAGGCTGTAGCTGCTAGGAATAAACCGCCACCTGAGACCAATGCGACTTGCATGTACTCCTCCATTGTTGGGGTATATTGATGATGGTACCATTTCGCTTCAGCAAAATATGCTCTCACCATACCTTTCATCTGCCAGAGTCATGCCAAAAgtcaaaaagaaaacaagatATATGGGTTTCTCTGAtctcaggaaaaaaaatttcaagaaaaagcTTACACGCTGTAATAAACAGgtgctttaaaaaaaattagcgAAGTTGAACGTACCGATTCTATACCGAAGTATATGCTATAAGATCCTACTTCCTCAGGCAACAAGTGCTCAGCTTCTCTATAAACATCTAGCAATGCTCGGTAACACACTTGCATATAGTCAGGCAGCTCGTCTATGACCTCCATGTCCCACCTGACAACCGAAATGAAAGtcatcgataaaataataattggttTTTTAGATCTCAAGCTCTATCTATAGCTTTCACTAGCCTTGTGACCATGTCATATATATGATACCATTACATATTACAGTCGATTCTAAGTTTGGGTTATTCGTATAAGAGCCTGACCTTTCAACAGCACGGGTAAAGACTTCCAGCTCTTCGAATGTGCCATGGACATCGAAGATATCATCAATAATGGTGATCATGGCAATTACTTTGGTAAATATTATCCTAAAAGATCCGTGCTCTAGCTCATAAGCTAGCATACTCCAGAAGTAGCACTCGACGATCCTGTCTCTTGTAAAAGGGAAATTCTTCTTGACATATAGGCTCTTCCACCACCTAAGTAATGGATATGGTCGAAAATCATGTCATGTAAATCCAGTCGCAGGTCAAGATGAAAAATGCTTTTTGAAAagcattttccttcttttccagtttttaaaaacttaaaattgGTCACAGGTTAATTAATATGCATGGCAGGCAGTTTGGAATGTTATTATGATCGCTCAATCAGCAACGAATCTAGAAATAGCAAATTCAAGCAAAGAACACTGATAGACGAACGAGTAAATTGTAactacatatatttatagggTGAAATAAAGGTAATTTGTGAAAGAAAAGTATGGAAAGAAAGCTAAttacaagatatatatatgtatagacaGACATAATTACGTACGtacaaaagataaaattaaatataactatatatgatatatcatTAACCTCACGATGCAGCCTATTTCCCTTTGGTGCAGCGTCTGTAGCAGGTTGAAATCTAACTTTGCCAACTTCAGGAGCACTTTATTGTgtgaagcttcttcttcatatattttaatatattttcgtGAATCTAGTTTGTTAACCCCTTACGAATGTTAAACTGCCTTTGGGAGCGGCTTATCTCATCTCTAATTAGGGCAGGGCCGAGCTTCTCATTCGTGGAGGCAAGGTGGGTGAGAGTGAAAGCTAGGGCTTCCTCAAGAACATCCTCTCCGTGAGTCCGGAGATGGCTAGCTTCATATAAGCTCAGCAAACCTCTCACGTCGGTTTCAAGTGACTCATCAAAGTTTCCGTCCGGACCCTTGAACTTGCTAAACGCACCTGCATGAGTGCACATATGCACGCGCTTTGGCATAAATCAAAAGACAACTGACCTGGAAACCCAAAGCCACCTTAAGCCACGTTTAACTATTATAATTGATTACTGAATACGTACTGCTATTTATCTTGTAACCCTGCTGCCTTAGCAACCTGAACATGAGGGCAGTGGTGTAAAGATCACTGGCAAAGCTTGGACCATCCACAGACTCGATGCTTCTCTCGTGAACTTGCTTCAGAGCTTCAACAATCTCTTTCTCAAAGTGATAACCGATGCCTAGACGTTGAGTATGATTGACCAAGTTTAATAGCTCTCTCGGGTTATCATCGGAAGCAGCAACTTCAAATATCCTCTTCACCTCGTTCTTCAAGTCTTCAATTTGTTGCTTTGACGTGTCATCAAAGTCCATCTACAAAAAAGTATGGGAAGaatgatatatacatacatgcatatatatatatatatgtatatatatacatatgaggGCATTagtgattgattgattgtcATGATTCacccaaaatataaaaatcaattgtCATGAAGTCCTCTCCATCTTTGTGTGTAATTCAAGGttgttttcattttcccttttatttattattattattttttctgttGAAGCTTATTTTCTTAAGTCCATTGGAAATTTATAGTTCATTAGTTCTTCCGGGCGGGTCTGGCAGTAGTGGTCGAGAGGATGAGGCATCCGCCTGGAGCTAATAATACCATTTGGGAACACAAATTAGGAAAAAACACGGAGCTTTTGTAATCGTACATACATACAGCGCGTGTACAAAATAGGTCTCTATGAATATATACTTTACCCTTTCTTGAGCAGCATCATCTGCGAGGAAAAAGTCTCCCCACACACTAGGATGATATTCTGCACGACGACGTTCAGCAGCTAAGGATGGAAGTTGTTGATGAGCAGACATCTCACTCATTCTTAATTAATCCGGTGTAGCTGAGGGACTCGACTGTAGGGAGATTGCAAATTTTTGGGGCTGGTGAATTGATTGAAAGAGTCTTGGTGGGAGGGGAATTTATAGGACCGGGTTGGAAGTTGGAACCCAAACATTCACACGGAATGCGCGTCACTCTGAAAAAGCAtctttctaatatatataaagtccaaatagaatttttatattgtcatatcatcaaaaataaaaaaacggAGCTCTcgttgtttctttcttttctactCTCTTCTTCGCCCGCCGGGATGCGTGTTATGGTTATACTTTTCCTTCaggttaattaatttatcacAAGGAATCATAAAAACAATATCACAATGAGaagttatattttaaaaaaagtctCTGTGAGTCGTTGACAAATGATAAATCCCGCCCCTCCCCAACCcaacaataaaaaattgtccactggaaattattaatttgagaTCGTCGATAATTCATAGTTAAAGAATGAGAGACCATttctatatctctatatatatgtgtgtctCAGGCCGCCATTTTTCTATCTTTGCCCCAAATATGACAACATTGCTGAGAAGGTACAGTACAaggacttttttttaaaaaaaaaattatagagatatatatgaagtacctataaaaaaaaatagcgaTAGATAAAAGGATTACCCATcgtatataaattatataaaagtcCACTAGTAATTAATGTCACAAGATTTACCAACTATCTAGGCTGAGTTGTAAGTAACATCAATCACCgtaaatagaaaattataagTTCAAGTTCTGAATAGTACATTCTTGCgaggaaaataatatttaatacttAATCCCTTGAAATTGTGAAAGAAATGTCTTACTGAAAATTAAtcctagaatttttttttaatgaaacaTTGTTGTCTTCAGTCtgatagttgagaaaaatccAACTATTCATAATTAGGTGACTTTGGCCATGTGGTATATTTAGTGGTTTTCGAACCCTCAACTAATGGCCGATAAATTCTATATTCTGTAAGCTTaatatgttgttgaattatatattCGTAATTAATCTCACAAGATTGTTAGATTTCAGCATTTTCTCCGAAGTCATTCATGTTTTGCATCGCACAAGAAATATATGCTAATTATTGGAGTTGGCATAtggttttttttcccttaatttccatatttatcatttttattaggTAGGACCGTCGGAAATTCTGGTTTGTATGTATACAAGATATTcccttttataattttctttaatagtTAATGTTATCATGTTAACAATCTATATATTACTAAAATTCACATGGGTGTATGAAATGGATGCTTAACAAATGCAATAAAAGTGGGTGCATTATAAAtgctataaaagaaaataattacaattaacATAAGTGTTTAAGAAATGTACCTCTTACTAAGTACAGtttgaataaatttgaaaataaatgactaccttataaaaaaactaaagaaatgaaaaatttgtaaaaattcggtcaaataaaaggaaatagtaagaaattaaaaaaacagtccttataaaaggaaataaaagtcCTTCTAAATTGagtaaatttgaaaataaaaggaaaatgatttCAGGTCGAATACAAAATGCAAATATCAAGTAATTAATCATTAACTGACAAACTAATTCCAATCTGCCTTCTTTCAAGGGAAATTATAAATGACTACcttatagaaaataaagaaacggAAAAATAAATGTTCGCCTTCCAAATTgaacaaatttaaaaataagaggAAAATAATTTCCGATCAAGTACAAATAGTAAATATAAAgtatttaatcattaaatttcaaattgctattaattaagaaataaaatcaaCCAATTCCAAACTGCtcatttcataaaatataagaaaagaattttaatgAGAATAAAAGCATGTTGTGCTCTTTCAAGGGAAACGATAATTGACTGCCTTATAAAAAACTAAAGAAACGAAAAATAAATGCTCGCCCATATGTTTGACCTCAGAAATCGAGTTAGGTTCGATTTGAGGGGTCACTCGTTCCAAGATTCAACGCGAAGAGAGAGTTACGAATTTTTTAGCGCACCGTGCACAAAACAGTTAAATTCGGACAAATTCTGCTTGTTGagggagaaaattcataaaaaaatttaattttttgtattttcaagCATGGCCAACGTTGTTAGATTCCCAGCTCACTGAAGGTTcagaaaatcaaataaaatgggATATGTTTTGGGCTCGATTAGTATAGAATTGAAGATTTCCTCACATATCAGAACCAAATCACTCGGTTTTGGCCAGCTgttgaagaaaaattgtttcagGTACTTCCTCAGTTCAAACGATCTTGAAATTTTACGAGAATGTGTCCAATCCATGTAGGaatcaaggaaaaatattgCATAAACCGAAAGGTTCATGAGCAGTTCACTAAATATTCGGATGTCCATCCCCATGAACTGTTTATCACAGCCCTaaatcctcttcttcttctgtgtttttttcttcttctatggctgtcagcacctcattttggtccaccagctACAACAAAGTCTTGAACCAATTAAGCCATAATATGAGCTCCAGTAGAAAATAATCAGACAAAGTGGGTTTACTATTCAAAGTAAGATCGATAGGGCCGACCAGGCGACTCAAGAAATATGATGACAAAGGAAGGTTTCAGGGCCTCCCAAAAGGTTTACGAAAGGATGATAGATCTTGCCCAGACAAGCAGTATAATGcacaaacatgcaaacatgcaatTAAATCAATTAGTGTTGCTCCGGTTACCCGTACCGGGCAAAACCGGCTCCCAAGCTCCCAGTGCATCAAGTCATGATAAACTAATATAAGGCTTGTCGGGATTGCCCTTCTGCACATATCAACAGTACCTTGTCCTTTGTGTTACGAAATTTGAATGTGCAATTGATTGGGACCCAGACTCTTCCAACATCCCTTAAATCCATGCGGGACTCACAAccacttttccttttttatttgcaaaccagctccattctctttctttgtttGCAATCTAgcctttttcttattattttgcaAACTAGCAcgttacttttatttatttacaaaactAGCACAACCTTTTCATTATTCACAAATTGGCCCCaatcttttgtttttcataaAACTAGCCCCattctttatttcatttgcAAAATTAGTCTCATTCTTTCCTAATCTAGCACATTCCATCCATATTTCTCTTAAACTCACATCCAAGTCTtttctttcctattttattttacatttggtcactttttctccttttatttcccattaacttttcttccaTCTTGAATCCCACTTCCAACTCCAATTTTCTTCTTGCTTCTTTCTCTTTATGGCCGAAtcctttttgcatcaattatATTCctctcttgcattttccttcCAATTATGTTTCTTCCTTCATATGGCCGAATTTCACTCATTCATTGTAGTCTTGCATGGCCAAATCTTTCCTCCTTTAACCGGTCTCCAAACTCATTCAATCCTTCGCCATTCTAAGAATCATTCCAAGCTCATTCCATCAATCAAGCTTCCTCATTAATTTCGGCAAAAACATGGCTGCATTCATTTCCTTTGACCGGCCATTCATGACACTTTATGCCATTTAATCATTTTCCCAGTTTGCTCTTTGATTGGCAAAAATTCCTCCTTTAATAA
This Punica granatum isolate Tunisia-2019 unplaced genomic scaffold, ASM765513v2 Contig00435, whole genome shotgun sequence DNA region includes the following protein-coding sequences:
- the LOC116190428 gene encoding (-)-germacrene D synthase-like, encoding MSEMSAHQQLPSLAAERRRAEYHPSVWGDFFLADDAAQERMDFDDTSKQQIEDLKNEVKRIFEVAASDDNPRELLNLVNHTQRLGIGYHFEKEIVEALKQVHERSIESVDGPSFASDLYTTALMFRLLRQQGYKINSSAFSKFKGPDGNFDESLETDVRGLLSLYEASHLRTHGEDVLEEALAFTLTHLASTNEKLGPALIRDEISRSQRQFNIRKGLTN
- the LOC116190427 gene encoding (-)-germacrene D synthase-like produces the protein MITIIDDIFDVHGTFEELEAFTRAVERWDMEVIDELPDYMQVCYRALLDVYREAEHLLPEEVGSYRISFGIESMKGMVRAQFAEAKWFHRQYTPSMEEYMQVALVSTGGLLLSATAFVGLKDAFEQKVGQAVSAVECYMKQYGVTEEEAKHELWKHVIDAWKDINEEALHQTVVSAPLLHMIIDIARMMGVWYEDIDIYTHSRTKMKVGIASLFIDPFPLDM
- the LOC116190432 gene encoding (-)-germacrene D synthase-like → MLAYELEHGSFRIIFTKVIAMITIIDDIFDVHGTFEELEVFTRAVERWDMEVIDELPDYMQVCYRALLDVYREAEHLLPEEVGSYSIYFGIESMKGMVRAYFAEAKWYHHQYTPTMEEYMQVALVSGGGLFLAATAFVGLKDVVTKDDFEWLFKIPKILRGCQIVIRLVNDMVTHKFEQKVGQVASAVECYMKQYGVTEEKAKHELWKHVNDAWKDINEEALHQTVVSAPLLNMIVDIARMIGVWYEDIDIYTHSSTRMKDGITSLFIDPFPLDM